In Tetrapisispora phaffii CBS 4417 chromosome 6, complete genome, a single genomic region encodes these proteins:
- the VPS13 gene encoding membrane morphogenesis protein VPS13 (similar to Saccharomyces cerevisiae VPS13 (YLL040C); ancestral locus Anc_4.14), with translation MLESLAANVLNRLLGAYIENFDPAQLNVGIWSGDVVLKNMKLRKDCLDSLDLPIDVKFGVLGNLVLTVPWSSLKNKPVKIIIEDCFLLCAARDPLNCDTQDIIARELSLKLKKLAEWELRNQHIDSIDTNNENNETFMQSLLTKIVDNLQITIKNIHIRYEDTKCVLSKEPYSLGITLREISAVSTDEGWVPNFISISRPITHKLLTLNSLCLYWNVDSTNIENYNENEDFDTTVEKFKRAILSSETEVDNYRYLLKPINGIGKLSVNKLGSTEVQPHILLEMEYDEFSVDLGDVEYANLMHTLSSLQINKDIEKYKGRRPLCSVTDDPKAWLKYTIQTIAEKIKSENQKWTWENIKKSCDQRREYIALWLDKLQLPTIDDELADSKKQQRLSELESELSFEAIILYRSMAKKMNAQLQKENDNQIKDNELNRASQNSTGTWLSSIWTGKPLAETQKELELSEEQRKELYEAIEFTEDDDAILPIPSDRVKLKVTSVLKKGSFSIIKRENVRKLGEIIFEGCSFHFCQRPHSYLASFQIHQFRLEDGSPNTLYKHIISVNALKTLLQDETTSQDPETEPLLDISYDSNPLNNEADTKLSIRLRGMTVFYHVHFINEIINFFNQQNDNQDTIGAIINAAETTMEGWTSQTRMGLEALLEEHKTIDLNLDLQAPLILLPLDPHKWDTPCAVIDAGHIKVTSELISKEKIKSVKEMSVEDYDKIDGSEINRLMFDRFHVSAQDTQILIGPDVRRTISSLAESNVTNNFSILEKIYLNLIVDVSILPKAHNLPKIRSFVSLPELSVSLNDEQYKYMMLIINNIMPTPIELNSDEFLNSDKGNAYIESKKMEIKLAQTANMLKNKSESELNQKLLDINFDINNINLTVYHCKDTQTMKSTKLISIVGNSLKFNFIQRVKEMKVNILINSLDVDDYIVMDNLGSLPTKLISSKSNLNETSTDLFQVDYLRQQRIVNHEGTLIEVFDQNVELDMEQLHLSLNAKSVLTLINYSLTTFIDPTGAEAPADVLRHNDEDREDAPQKTLMKIRMAGLTMDFNEDNINIASWILTAGEFSLILLPERMKISMKLGNMEVLDGNSSKTFNNEFKKLITLEGEEEVELIYETFDPADNDKDYDSIFTYKAASLHINFVEESLNRIISYFNKFMRMKSLFEKAREVTYNQTPSIDSVNNMKLDVNIRSPIIIFPKLSEWSDEHFDKLEFHSGDFIVSNVFIMANEGHKINDILINIKECMLSSVINLESNSIQDFNIIKDLGLDLQVKHNPHSKIDEPTFNVNGVFNTPPTSLTELQLSFLFSLSDRIMQAFSIDDVQSDELDKELHYVNHVVDTASDDNLSSSGLIDSINPSPQLKKADEEGVYVDFSFEIPEIIISLFNNTVECTNLDKYGLTKFKFEKLGVKLITNYNGTLSGESFIGSFTIDDIRDIKDNKHTELIPKLSAVENSFISKVSRILVNGSLTTTLSITIDNPMVILAMDYLFELKSFYDNSIGLASKVAVSGTVNLPSEAELKPTEDDIQSNPFQYTFSIINPQVILLADVSDIKSEAVVFKVGEIQFSSQNIQSLLVNNVGVFLSKLNSENDYKVRLLDDFSSSVIIDQRNSTTENMLTEITSSIEPLLMRISLRDIRLAMLIFNKTVALMNKASQESSAKRKSLTDSVSKEEIPTGTDLNTTSKELVKRKSNDANSTIPTILGENLHIEVGGLRLVLIGDVHEMPILDMNINAFEVFAKDWSTELDAMATLETYVNVFNYARSSWEPLIEPVPISFHLSNGLDEDSCMVFEIVTRKIAEITLSSRSLSMLSQIPNSLSGELILKPRGLEKPYILYNDTELNINVWKVTDTQDERINLITLAPGSSLPWEFEDWRTVREKLDIDNKRSMLGFAISGSKYSTTMKINATNEGEQLFVLEPPVDHVHNRLICDLKSTEDNIKMITFRSTLILENTTEIDIQFMVINENNPKQIIHTVSPSDTKSIPLEMAYSSIILVKPVSDDFLWPDQKIQWKDLLTKPISIECKSESTEEKKYYFEVNGKFDTKEPLAKIFPRMKIIVSSPIVIENLLPCDLNFSLIDKRKDGNNYTFLEKRGKIFIHDVSLDTFLLLSVQPLMDNAIPSKPAIVNTPPKSSLDTETDVSLTLDDGEQMLKLKLFYQSVEGTRAKIIRIYSPYIIRNSTGKEIFIQDGNGNLAQSRLVLDSQNSYYTTPKMFSFLGGIYDNNRANIRFKDSDWSIPLSFDAIGQSHDVVLNIPNKNQDSNLGMTVYEGEGKYSLSKIIEFAPRYMVYSDLDFAIELCEAGSTASMELEAKASVPMYRMRNIVNKQLKIKFLGANTDWSSPFFIKDVGSTFLKVLKTDKTHMLLKIEIVLDKATLLIRITDGKNLWPYSIRNFSDQEFIFYQRDPRVIDDYYESEEVEEITNIEYKPLYYRVPARSIMPYAWDYPAARQKRMILTCRGRKREVNIAEIGNLTPMRLPGNAPNDPVDMVEISVIADGPTQALTITNYSQSSSLYKLNTKFNASSSSINSSREIFEGKEVKETIFRKLIINFKGLGVSFINKRLQELFYLSISDVKLKYIDSDLSQTFSWSVQWLQVDDQLFNANFPNVVYPTLIEGVAADMSDRPVLLGSVSKLKDDKYGVLYFKHLTVLLQELSIQLDEDFLYALIDFVKVPGAAWNKNTQEVIYNDIVTLPEFKELKLSEDVYFEVFHIQPTMLHLSFVRSETITKEDEGASKLDDSERNTRTLSFFINVLTMTIGNVNDAAIRMNSLYMDNLSVPVDTLINSIRTHYGQQFIYQLHKILGSADFLGNPVGLFNTISSGVWDLFYEPYKGYIMNDRPGDIGINIAKGSLSFAKKTVFGISDSMSKVTGSMAKGLSITQDMEFQESRRLQNRITNNSRNVLATSAQSFATTIGSGLSGIALDPYKGVQKEGAAGFIKGIGKGLFGLPTKTAIGILDLTNNLSQGVKSTTTITNATTNPGRVRMTRYIGHDNIIKTYNLREAQGQCWLKTANGGVYMNDRYLAHVVLPGRQLTVVVSMQHIAEIKIADEEIMWSTAYQDIQGIILEKGGIEIKLKSQAEYFIPIADRLERKSIYRNIAIAVTEYNKYCEATL, from the coding sequence atgttaGAATCACTTGCTGCTAATGTTTTGAATAGACTGTTAGGTGCATACATTGAGAACTTCGATCCTGCACAATTGAATGTTGGGATATGGAGTGGTGATGTtgtattgaaaaatatgaaattgaGGAAAGATTGTTTAGATTCATTAGATTTACCTATCGATGTCAAATTTGGTGTTTTAGGGAATTTAGTCTTGACTGTCCCATGGTCAAGTTTGAAGAACAAACCggttaaaattataattgaaGATTGTTTTCTATTATGTGCCGCCAGAGATCCATTGAACTGTGATACACAAGATATCATTGCAAGAGAATTaagtttgaaattgaaaaaattggcAGAATGGGAATTGAGAAATCAACATATCGATTCAATAGATACtaacaatgaaaataacGAAACTTTTATGCAGTCATTATTAACCaaaattgttgataatttacaaattacaattaaaaatattcatatcAGATATGAAGATACCAAATGTGTCCTATCAAAAGAACCGTACTCTTTGGGAATAACATTAAGGGAAATATCAGCAGTATCGACTGATGAAGGTTGGGTCCcaaattttatatcaatTAGTAGACCAATTACACATAAATTGTTAACATTAAATTCTCTTTGTTTATATTGGAATGTTGATTCAACAAACATTGAAAactataatgaaaatgaagacTTCGATACTACTGttgaaaagtttaaaaGAGCAATCTTATCTTCTGAGACTGAAGTAGATAATTATCGTTATCTCTTAAAACCTATAAATGGTATTGGTAAATTGAGTGTGAACAAACTGGGGTCAACTGAAGTTCAACCtcatattttattagaaatGGAGTACGATGAATTTTCCGTTGATCTAGGAGATGTAGAATATGCTAACTTGATGCACACGTTATCATCTTTACAAATCAACAAAGACATAGAGAAATATAAAGGAAGAAGACCTCTATGTTCAGTAACTGACGATCCAAAAGCTTGGCTAAAATATACAATACAAACAATAgcagaaaaaataaaatcggaaaatcaaaaatggACTTGggaaaatataaagaaaagtTGTGACCAAAGACGTGAATACATTGCGCTGTGGCTAgataaattacaattacCAACCATCGACGATGAATTAGCCGACTCTAAGAAGCAACAAAGGCTTAGCGAGCTAGAAAGTGAATTAAGCTTTGAGGCTATTATCTTATATAGATCTATGGccaaaaaaatgaatgCTCAGcttcaaaaagaaaatgataatcaGATAAAAGACAATGAGTTAAATCGTGCTTCTCAGAATTCAACTGGCACGTGGTTATCTTCAATTTGGACAGGCAAACCTCTTGCTGAAACTCAAAAGGAATTAGAACTTTCTGAAGAGCAGAGAAAAGAGTTATATGAAGCCATCGAGTTTacagaagatgatgatgctATTTTACCAATTCCAAGTGACCGagtaaaattaaaagttaCAAGTGTTCTGAAAAAGGGGTCTTTTTCGATTATAAAAAGAGAGAATGTTAGAAAACTAGGCGAAATTATCTTTGAGGGTTGTTCATTTCATTTCTGCCAGCGCCCCCACTCTTATTTGGCTTCCTTCCAAATACACCAATTTAGATTAGAAGATGGGTCTCCAAACACTTTATATAAACACATAATTAGTGTGAATGCCTTAAAAACCTTACTACAGGATGAAACTACATCCCAAGATCCAGAAACTGAGCCTTTGTTAGATATTTCATACGACAGTAACCCGCTCAACAATGAGGCAGACACTAAATTGTCAATCAGATTACGTGGTATGACCGTGTTCTACCATGttcattttataaatgAAATCATAAACTTTTTTAATCAGCAAAATGACAATCAAGACACAATTGGTGCAATAATTAATGCTGCTGAAACAACCATGGAGGGATGGACTTCTCAGACTAGAATGGGCTTAGAAGCATTATTAGAGGAACATAAAACTATTGATTTGAACCTAGATTTACAGGCAccattgattttattacCTTTAGATCCTCATAAATGGGACACGCCTTGCGCAGTTATCGATGCTGGTCATATTAAGGTCACAAGTGAactaatttcaaaagagaAGATTAAAAGCGTAAAGGAAATGTCCGTAGAAGACTATGATAAGATTGATGGAAGTGAAATCAATAGATTAATGTTTGATAGATTTCATGTAAGTGCTCAGGATACTCAAATCCTGATTGGTCCCGATGTAAGAAGAACTATCTCAAGTTTAGCTGAGTCCAATGTCACCAATAACTTTAgtatattagaaaaaatatatctaaaCCTAATAGTAGATGTATCGATACTTCCAAAAGCCCATAATTTACCCAAAATAAGGAGTTTTGTTTCATTACCTGAATTAAGCGTCTCTTTAAATGATGAACagtataaatatatgatgttaattattaacaatattatgCCAACAccaattgaattaaattctGATGAGTTTTTAAATAGTGATAAAGGTAATGCTTATATTGAATCAAAGAAAATGGAAATTAAATTGGCCCAAACTGCTAATatgttgaaaaataaatcagaATCTGAATTGAATCAGAAGCTACTTGATATCAACTTTgatattaacaatataaatttaacaGTTTATCATTGTAAAGATACACAGACCATGAAGAGTACAAAGTTAATATCTATTGTTGGAAACTCtttgaaattcaattttattcaaagagTGAAGGAGATGaaagttaatattttaataaattctttgGATGTTGACGACTATATCGTGATGGATAATTTAGGTTCATTACCAACTAAgctaatttcttcaaaaagtaatttaaatgaaacCTCAACAGATTTGTTTCAAGTTGACTATCTCAGACAACAGAGAATTGTTAACCATGAAGGTACGTTAATTGAAGTTTTTGATCAGAATGTAGAACTTGACATGGAACAGTTACATTTATCTTTGAATGCTAAATCTGTTTTGACTCTAATTAATTACTCATTAACTACGTTTATCGATCCTACAGGTGCTGAAGCCCCTGCTGATGTATTGCGCCACAACGATGAAGATAGAGAAGATGCGCCACAGAAGACGTTGATGAAGATCAGAATGGCTGGATTAACAATGGATTTcaatgaagataatataaatatagcTAGCTGGATATTAACTGCCGGAGAATTTTCATTGATTTTGTTACCTGAAAGgatgaaaatatcaatgaaATTAGGAAATATGGAGGTTCTAGATGgaaattcttcaaaaacatttaataatgaattcaaaaaattaatcaCTTTAGAAGGTGAAGAAGAAGTAGAACTTATCTATGAGACTTTTGATCCAGCCGATAACGATAAAGATTATGACTCGATTTTTACATATAAAGCTGCTTCGTTGCATATTAATTTTGTCGAAGAATCTCTAAATCGCATAATATCCtactttaataaatttatgaGAATGAAAAGTTTGTTTGAGAAGGCACGAGAAGTAACATATAACCAAACACCATCCATTGATTCCGTAAACAATATGAAGTTAGATGTTAATATTAGAAGTCCTATCATTATATTCCCAAAACTCTCCGAGTGGTCAGATGAGCACTTTGATAAACTTGAATTCCATTCTGGTGATTTCATAGTTTCCAATGTTTTTATCATGGCAAATGAAGGTCACAAAATTAATgacattttaataaatattaaagaatgtATGCTTTCTTCTGTGATAAATTTAGAGAGTAACTCAATTCAAGACTTTAAcattattaaagatttagGTTTAGATTTACAGGTAAAACACAATCCACATTCTAAGATTGATGAACCTACATTCAATGTCAATGGTGTATTCAATACACCTCCTACTTCTCTAACAGAACTGCAATTgtcatttttgttttctttatctGATAGAATAATGCAAGCCTTTTCTATAGATGACGTCCAATCTGATGAGTTAGATAAGGAATTGCATTATGTCAATCATGTTGTTGACACTGCTAGTGATGACAATTTATCTTCGTCTGGACTAATTGATAGTATAAATCCTTCGCCACAATTAAAAAAGGCAGATGAAGAAGGTGTATATGTTGATTTCTCATTCGAAATTCCtgaaattataatatctttgtttaataatacTGTCGAATGCACTAATTTAGACAAATATGGATTAACAAagtttaaatttgaaaaattaggTGTCAAATTAATTACAAATTACAATGGTACTCTCTCTGGTGAGTCCTTTATAGGATCATTCACAATTGATGATATAAGAGATATCAAGGACAATAAACATACCGAATTAATTCCAAAATTAAGTGCTGTTGAAAACTCCTTTATTTCTAAAGTTTCTCGAATTTTGGTCAATGGTTCGCTAACTACCACTCTTTCTATAACAATTGACAATCCTATGGTAATCTTAGCAATGGATTACTTATTTGAACTGAAATCATTTTATGATAACTCTATTGGATTAGCAAGCAAAGTTGCTGTAAGTGGCACCGTAAACCTACCATCAGAAGCTGAGCTTAAACCTACCGAAGATGATATTCAGAGCAATCCATTTCAATATACATTTTCTATTATAAATCCCCAAGTTATATTACTGGCTGATGTATCTGATATTAAATCTGAAGCTGTTGTATTTAAAGTTGGAGAGATTCAATTTTCAAGCCAAAATATACAGTCATTACTAGTAAATAATGTTGGTGTTTTCCTTTCAAAACTCAATTCTGAGAATGATTATAAAGTACGTTTGTTAGATgatttttcatcttcagtTATAATTGATCAGCGTAATTCAACAACAGAAAATATGTTAACGGAAATAACTTCATCAATCGAACCTTTGCTAATGAGAATTTCACTTAGAGATATAAGATTAGCAATGttaatttttaacaaaactGTCGCGTTAATGAACAAGGCATCTCAAGAAAGTTCAGCGAAGAGAAAATCATTAACAGATTCTGTTTCAAAGGAGGAGATTCCGACAGGTACTGATTTAAACACCACTTCTAAAGAATTAGTTAAGAGAAAATCTAATGATGCAAACAGTACTATTCCTACAATTCTAGGTGAAAATTTACACATAGAAGTAGGCGGACTAAGGCTTGTGTTAATTGGTGATGTTCATGAGATGCCGATATTAgatatgaatataaatgCTTTTGAAGTTTTTGCTAAAGACTGGTCTACTGAATTAGATGCTATGGCAACGCTCGAAACATATGTTaatgttttcaattatGCTAGATCAAGTTGGGAACCATTGATTGAACCCGTACCAATATCATTTCATTTATCAAATGGTCTTGATGAAGATTCGTGCATGGTATTTGAGATCGTGACAAGGAAGATCGCTGAAATTACATTATCTTCTAGATCTCTTTCTATGTTATCACAAATACCTAATTCATTGTCAGGTGAGTTGATCTTAAAACCTAGGGGGTTAGAAAAACCatacattttatataacGACACTGagttaaatattaatgtgTGGAAGGTAACTGACACACAAGACGAAAGAATCAACCTAATAACTCTCGCACCTGGTTCTTCGTTACCATGGGAATTTGAAGATTGGAGAACAGTGAGAGAGAAATTAGATATCGATAATAAGAGAAGTATGCTTGGTTTTGCCATTTCTGgatcaaaatattcaacaaCCATGAAAATTAACGCTACAAATGAAGGTGAACAGCTATTTGTTTTGGAACCTCCAGTTGATCATGTTCATAATAGATTAATCTGTGATTTGAAATCTACTGAGGACAATATCAAGATGATAACGTTCAGATCAACTTTAATTTTGGAGAATACTACTGAGAttgatattcaatttatggttatcaatgaaaataatcCTAAGCAAATTATTCATACAGTCTCTCCATCTGATACAAAATCTATCCCTTTAGAAATGGCATATTCTAGTATTATTTTAGTGAAACCAGTATCTGATGACTTTTTATGGCCAGATCAAAAGATCCAATGGAAAGACTTATTAACTAAACCAATTTCAATTGAGTGTAAATCGGAATCCACCgaagagaagaaatattaCTTTGAAGTGAATGGAAAATTTGATACTAAAGAACCTTTGGCAAAGATTTTTCCACGCATGAAAATTATTGTTTCATCGCCAATAGTGATTGAGAATTTGTTACCTTGTGATTTAAACTTTTCATTGATTGATAAGCGTAAAGATGGTAATAATTATACATTCCTAGAGAAACGTggtaaaattttcattcatGATGTTTCCTTGGATACTTTCCTATTACTATCTGTTCAACCATTGATGGATAATGCAATACCATCAAAACCTGCAATTGTTAACACCCCACCGAAAAGTTCATTGGATACTGAAACGGACGTTTCATTGACTTTAGATGATGGTGAGCAAATGTTGAAACTTAAGTTATTTTACCAAAGTGTGGAGGGCACAAGAGctaaaattattagaatttatTCCCCTTACataattagaaattctACTGGTAAGgaaatttttattcaagATGGAAATGGAAATTTAGCACAGTCTAGATTAGTATTAGATTCGCAGAATTCTTATTACACTACACCaaaaatgttttctttCTTAGGTGGTATTTACGATAATAATAGGGCTAATATTCGATTTAAGGATTCCGATTGGAGTATTCCATTATCATTTGATGCAATCGGACAATCCCATGACGTTGTGTTGAATATACCTAACAAAAATCAAGATTCTAACCTTGGAATGACTGTATATGAAGGGGAAGGAAAATATTCTTTGAGTAAAATCATTGAGTTTGCTCCAAGATATATGGTTTATAGTGATTTAGATTTTGCGATTGAGTTATGTGAAGCCGGATCCACTGCTTCAATGGAATTGGAAGCAAAGGCATCTGTTCCAATGTACAGAATGAGAAATATTGTCAATaagcaattaaaaattaaatttttaggTGCAAATACTGATTGGTCTTCtccatttttcattaaagaTGTTGGTTCTACTTTCTTAAAGGTACTGAAAACCGACAAAACACATATGCTATTGAAAATCGAAATTGTGTTAGACAAAGCCACCTTATTAATAAGGATAACTGATGGAAAAAATCTGTGGCCTTATTCTATAAGAAATTTTAGTGATcaagaatttattttttatcaacGTGATCCTAGAGTAATTGACGATTATTATGAATCCGAAGAAGTAGAGGAGATAACTAATATCGAGTATAAGCCTTTATATTATAGGGTTCCTGCTAGAAGTATTATGCCATATGCCTGGGATTATCCAGCTGCTAGACAAAAGAGAATGATTTTAACGTGCAGAGGTAGGAAAAGGGAAGTAAATATTGCAGAGATCGGTAATTTAACACCAATGCGTTTACCAGGAAACGCTCCAAATGATCCCGTAGATATGGTTGAAATAAGTGTTATTGCTGATGGTCCAACACAAGCATTAACAATTACTAATTATTCTCAAAGTTCAAGTTTATATAAGTTGAATACAAAGTTCAATGCCTCATCATCATCCATCAATAGCTCAAGAGAGATATTTGAAGGAAAAGAAGTTAAAGAGACAATCTTCAGAAAGttgattattaattttaaaggCTTAGGTGTTTCTTTCATTAACAAACGTTTAcaagaattattttatttaagtaTTAGTGATGTCAAATTAAAATACATCGATTCTGATCTATCACAAACTTTCTCCTGGAGTGTACAGTGGCTGCAAGTAGATGACCAATTGTTTAATGCAAATTTCCCTAATGTTGTATACCCTACTTTAATTGAAGGTGTTGCAGCAGATATGAGCGATCGTCCAGTTTTATTAGGTTCCGTTAGCAAATTGAAAGATGATAAGTATGGCGTTCTTTATTTTAAGCATTTAACTGTATTGCTACAAGAATTATCTATTCAACTTGATGAAGATTTCCTTTACgctttaattgattttgtgAAGGTACCAGGAGCTGCATGGAACAAGAATACCCAAGAAGTGATATACAATGACATAGTTACGCTACCTGAATTCAAGGAACTAAAGCTATCGGAAGATGTTTACTTTGAAGTATTCCATATTCAGCCTACTATGTTACACTTATCATTTGTTAGATCCGAAACTATTACTAAGGAAGATGAGGGTGCATCTAAGCTTGATGATTCTGAGCGTAATACAAGAACTTTATCGTTCTTCATCAACGTTTTGACTATGACAATTGGTAATGTTAATGACGCAGCAATAAGGATGAATTCCTTGTATATGGATAACCTAAGTGTGCCTGTTGatacattaataaattcaattcgTACCCATTATGGACAACAATTTATTTACCAGTTACATAAAATTCTGGGTTCTGCTGACTTTTTGGGTAATCCTGTCGGTTTATTCAATACAATTAGTTCTGGTGTTTGGGATCTCTTCTATGAGCCTTACAAGGGCTATATTATGAATGATAGACCCGGTGACATTGGTATCAATATTGCCAAGGGTAGTTTAAGTTTTGCTAAGAAGACAGTATTTGGGATATCTGATAGTATGTCTAAAGTTACAGGATCTATGGCTAAAGGACTTTCTATAACTCAAGATATGGAGTTTCAAGAAAGCAGGAGACTGCAGAATCGTATTACTAACAACAGCCGTAATGTGCTTGCCACATCTGCTCAGTCGTTTGCTACTACTATCGGTAGTGGTCTCTCCGGAATAGCCTTAGATCCATATAAGGGCGTCCAGAAAGAAGGAGCTGCTGGGTTTATAAAAGGTATCGGCAAGGGTTTGTTTGGTTTGCCGACAAAAACTGCGATCGGAATACTTGATTTGACTAACAACTTAAGTCAGGGAGTTAAGAGTACCACAACAATTACGAACGCCACGACGAATCCCGGTAGAGTCCGGATGACAAGGTACATCGGCcatgataatattataaagaCGTACAATCTGCGCGAGGCACAGGGCCAATGCTGGCTAAAGACTGCGAACGGGGGCGTGTACATGAACGACCGTTATCTTGCACACGTTGTGCTGCCTGGCCGTCAACTTACGGTCGTTGTTTCAATGCAGCACATTGCTGAAATCAAAATCGCCGACGAGGAGATTATGTGGTCGACCGCGTACCAGGATATCCAAGGTATCATCCTAGAGAAGGGTGGCATTGAGATCAAATTGAAGTCACAGGCCGAGTACTTTATCCCTATTGCTGACAGACTCGAGCGAAAGTCCATCTACCGTAACATCGCCATCGCCGTAACGGAGTACAACAAGTACTGTGAGGCCACTCTCTGA
- the ENT4 gene encoding Ent4p (similar to Saccharomyces cerevisiae ENT4 (YLL038C); ancestral locus Anc_4.17) yields MPLFDSVRNFVQSPTESKVRQATDDDETSGATGTLMNEISVLTYSPKTLKEIVQILKKRLTGYSKKNSHKNCVHILKTLTLITYLINNGSNDFIAWTRSNIMLFEYLKNFEVQNLEDEKMGQQIVFICNDICNIINDDDMLEQKRKDVVQFRSSISFPGRKSTDNSHIKTNSSATRGRTGFSLRDRFDERINQKEKQIDSTSETVNEYQFVSNSSSTFRGGTTSLDLKRRSETLRRNNINTTNSDLWALPEEDSLRPDHLLEKENQLEYNTSLSYNNPFD; encoded by the coding sequence atgCCATTGTTTGATTCAGTGAGAAATTTTGTACAGTCACCGACTGAATCAAAAGTGAGACAGGCTACCGATGACGATGAAACTAGCGGTGCTACTGGCACTTTGATGAACGAAATATCTGTTCTAACATATAGCCCCAAGactttaaaagaaatagttcaaattttgaaaaaaaggTTAACAGGATATagtaaaaaaaattcacATAAGAATTGCGTTCATATACTTAAGACATTGACACTTATCACATACTTGATTAATAATGGATCCAACGATTTTATTGCATGGACAAGAAGTAATATAATGTTGTTTGAGTACTTAAAAAACTTTGAGGTGCAGAATCTCGAGGATGAAAAAATGGGCCAACAAATAGTATTTATATGCAACGATATATGCAACATCATCAATGATGATGACATGCTGGAacagaaaagaaaagatgTTGTTCAGTTCCGTTCCAGTATCTCATTCCCGGGAAGGAAATCCACAGATAATAGCCatataaaaacaaacaGCAGTGCGACTAGAGGCAGAACTGGGTTTTCATTAAGAGACAGATTCGATGAAAGGATCAACCAGAAAGAGAAACAAATCGACTCTACCTCGGAGACTGTGAATGAGTATCAATTCGTGTCAAATTCATCCTCCACTTTCCGTGGGGGCACAACCAGTCTCGATCTGAAACGTAGATCAGAGACATTAAGaagaaacaatataaaCACCACAAACTCAGATCTATGGGCATTACCAGAAGAAGATAGTTTGCGTCCCGATCATCTGCTGGAAAAGGAAAACCAACTGGAATACAACACATCGCTGTCTTACAATAATCCCTTCGACTAA